The following coding sequences lie in one Arachis ipaensis cultivar K30076 chromosome B05, Araip1.1, whole genome shotgun sequence genomic window:
- the LOC107643662 gene encoding uncharacterized protein LOC107643662 isoform X1, with product MPLPSEEAAATVCTEKRSVARIKGRRRCPAAASGFWNRRKHHCRCCLLGSRSLMLSWYCSVTTASFILVSESVSLTTYFDYCYLCLLLHRYRKNAQKYFCFRLAIIIAIIDDIAATESHWHHCCGCCHELGNKGNCYVRSCDYDIE from the coding sequence ATGCCACTGCCATCAGAGGAAGCTGCTGCTACTGTGTGTACAGAGAAGAGGAGCGTCGCGAGAATCAAGGGAAGAAGACGCTGTCCCGCCGCTGCTTCTGGTTTCTGGAATCGGAGAAAACACCACTGCCGCTGCTGTTTGTTGGGTTCAAGATCGCTGATGCTGTCCTGGTATTGCTCGGTTACCACAGCCTCCTTCATCCTTGTATCTGAATCTGTATCATTAACAACCTATTTTGATTATTGTTATCTCTGCTTACTGCTTCATCGTTATAGGAAAAATgcccaaaaatatttttgtttccgTCTAGCCATCATTATCGCGATTATTGATGACATCGCTGCTACAGAGAGTCATTGGCATCACTGTTGCGGTTGCTGCCATGAACTAGGAAATAAAGGGAATTGCTATGTTAGATCCTGCGATTACGAtatcgag
- the LOC107643662 gene encoding uncharacterized protein LOC107643662 isoform X2: MPLPSEEAAATVCTEKRSVARIKGRRRCPAAASGFWNRRKHHCRCCLLGSRSLMLSWKNAQKYFCFRLAIIIAIIDDIAATESHWHHCCGCCHELGNKGNCYVRSCDYDIEVGGLKRFQFKNAYKVY; the protein is encoded by the exons ATGCCACTGCCATCAGAGGAAGCTGCTGCTACTGTGTGTACAGAGAAGAGGAGCGTCGCGAGAATCAAGGGAAGAAGACGCTGTCCCGCCGCTGCTTCTGGTTTCTGGAATCGGAGAAAACACCACTGCCGCTGCTGTTTGTTGGGTTCAAGATCGCTGATGCTGTCCTG GAAAAATgcccaaaaatatttttgtttccgTCTAGCCATCATTATCGCGATTATTGATGACATCGCTGCTACAGAGAGTCATTGGCATCACTGTTGCGGTTGCTGCCATGAACTAGGAAATAAAGGGAATTGCTATGTTAGATCCTGCGATTACGAtatcgaggtagggggtttaaaacgatttcaatttaagaatgcctacaaggtttattga